A stretch of the Marmota flaviventris isolate mMarFla1 chromosome 12, mMarFla1.hap1, whole genome shotgun sequence genome encodes the following:
- the Coa6 gene encoding cytochrome c oxidase assembly factor 6 homolog, producing the protein MAAPSRKERQACWGARDEYWRCLDAHAEDAAHCRRLRSSFEASCPQQWIKYFDKRRDYLKFKEKFEAGQFQPSESTTNS; encoded by the exons ATGGCGGCCCCCTCCAGGAAGGAGCGGCAGGCTTGCTGGGGCGCGCGCGACGAGTACTGGCGGTGCCTGGACGCCCACGCCGAGGACGCAGCCCACTGCCGGCGCCTCCGCAGCTCCTTCGAGGCCAGCTGCCCTCAGCAGTGG ataaaatattttgataaaagaaGAGACTActtaaaattcaaggaaaaatttGAAGCGGGACAGTTCCAGCCTTCTGAATCAACTACAAATTCCTAG